tagccaggaagcataggaactgagaagtggtctgtggtcaccacctgcagaaccactcctttattgagggtgtcttgctaattgcctataatttccacctgttgtattccatttgcacaacagtatgtgaaatttattgtgaatcagtgttgcttcctaagtggacagctCTGGGTCACCGCCGATGGAACCACGGGTGCCTAGCCAACTCGTCGGGCTTCcacgccctagctggctcgagaggtttccttgccccgGGTGGCTCGGATGGCGCCCATCCCACGTCGGGCTTCAGCCGGATCGTCAGTTCTTGTTCGCCAGGCCGGTCCAGGAgttttttgtcttttgttttgttggtgacttCGGGGTGGATTCCGCCGTcgatggaaccgggggtgcctaAGCTAGCCTGTCGGGCTTCCACGCCCTGGCTGGCTCGAGAGGTTCCCTTGCCTCGGTTGGCTCGGTGGCTTCCCATTCCACGTCACGCTCCACCGGATCATCGGGCTCCCTCTCTACAGCGGGATCGACAGGTGCTTTGCCTCAGCTGGATCGTCAGGCTCCCATGCTTCAGCCGGCTCGCCAGGGTCTCACACTCCTGCCGGTTCGTCGGGCTTCCACACCCCAactggggtcacttagaaatgtccttgtttttgaaagaaaaacattttttgtccaataaaataacataaaattgatcagaaatacagtgtagaagtgttaatgttgtaaatgactattgtagctggaaacgtctgatttttaaaggaatatctacatagtcgTATAGAGGCCcactatcagcaaccatcactcctgtgttccaatggaaagttgtgttagccttttaaaattataaacttggattagctaattgatcattagaaaacccatttgcaattatattagcacagctgaaaactgttgtcctgattaaagaagcaacaaaactggccttctttagactagttgagtatctggagagtcagcatttgttggttcgattacaggctcaaaatggccagaaacaaaggacctTTTTCTGAAACTTCAGTCtattcttattctgagaaatggctattccatgtgagaaattgccaagaaattgaagatatcgtacaacgctgtgtactactcccttcacagaacaccGCAAACTGGCTCCAACcataatagaaagaggagtgggaggccccggtgcacaactgagcaagaggacaagtacattagagtgtctagtttgagaaacagacgcctcacaagtcctcaactggaagcttcattaaatagtacccacataacaccagtctcaacatcaacagtgaagaggcaactccagtctgagatatggctttttctttgcaactctgcctagaaggccagcatcccggactcgcatcttcactgttgatgttgagactggtgttttgcggttactatttcatgaagctgccagttgaggacttgtgaggcgtctgatTATCAGAGCGTACTGTAAGTTAAGAAAGAGTAGGTTGTTCAGTTAGATAGTTATGATAACAATAATGATAATAgtaaatcataataataataccacCCCCCCTCTAggaatatatttcaggatgtagaagacaccAAGAAGTCACAGCATGTCATATCAGCATCCAGCTTTGAAGAATTTGATGTATGAATTGTGTATGTAGTGTAAAAATGGTAGGAAATAGGTCCCAAAAAGTGTCAAGAATAATAGACAAGAAAACGTATGAGCAATAACAATAGTGTGCTTTGCATGCTGCAAGCACAGAAATAGTAATAGCTTTTAAAATGTTATAACAGAAAAAATATAATATACTGAATAGCCAGCATCTTACCTTCAAAACAAACTCCTCCCAGTTGTTTGAGAAACCTTGCTTTGTAGGCCCTGTGGTGTGAACAAGGTACAATTTTCAATAAAGGAATGACAATCAAATGGTACAGTTCAGTGGAATAATTTAAATGAATATCTAACCTGAACATCATCCACACCAAAAGTCCTCCAAGGTCCAGGGGACAAGATCCGAGCAATGTTTCTGTGAACACAGTGTATATGAAAGTAAATAAAAAGTACAATTCAACAGCTTTTTATACTCCAGCGTGCATAACAGGTTTGAACACAGTTGGAACTGAATTAGCCCAAGTATTTTTCACAACATGTATGGATGTTGCTGGTCCAGAAAATTTATTTTTGACTGCAAACACACCATTTCTCACATCAATGCACTCACATgcaaaaaatatttcaaaacaatGTGTATGCTTTCTTCGGAAATGTGTTTTGAAGTTTTTCTTATTTAACTTCAGTTTGCAATATAGACAAGTTGTAATGTCTTTTCTTGACTCTCCATGTATGTTGTAACCAGGTGATTTCATTATTGTATATACTATGTGTAGGCTGTGTAGACTCGCTATGTGTAACTAAGGGAATGGCATCAACAATACAAATTTAGAGTCAGCCAAACACAACAAGGCATACATTGAAGAAACACAGAATATCAACAATCTAATCGATTGCAGAAACTGTATATTTAAACCTAGGCTTACTGCTCAAGTAGGCGAATTTGTCCAAATAAGAGCAATTAGCTAGCTCACGTGCAAATGGgtgcagcagggtagcctagtaaccggaaggttgcaagttcaaatccctgagctgacaaagtacaaatctgtcgttctgcccctgaacaggcagttaacccactgttcctaggccgtcattgaaaataagaatttgttctttaactgacttgcctagttaaataaaggtaaaaaaaatatatatatatatatatatatatatatatatatatatatatatatataaatataccaCTGCACTGGTATAACATTAATATTACAAAGTGCATAATGACAGTCTCACTTACTTCCATGGTTTATATTTTTATCCATGTAGGTTCGATTAAGATTTGCTTTCGTTGACGTTGATACCTTTGACGTTTAACTCAACTTGGGTGACCTTGAAGGAGACGGGAAGGGTTTGCATTTGACTCCACCCACATTGAGCCCTGCCCCGATGTTTGATTCCGACCACATTGAGCCCGGCCCCGAACTGCACGCTGCAGTCAGGGGCTTCTCATAGGTCCTGATACAGGCTGCTCTCGTTGCTATCTCTGTCACACTGGCTGCTGCAAGGTGGTCTACTGTTGCTGCCAAGCTGCCAGAATGGTCCGTGTCAACAGAAATATAACATAAAGAATAGACACGAGCAATCATGGAAAATAAACGTTTGGTTGGAGTTTAAACAACAGACTCGACCAGGTCGAAGTTTTAGTTTCGACTGCAGGCCCACAAATACTAGGCCTATGGTGTGTCTGAGCTGACTGGCCTATATTCTAATAGTTTAAAATCAACTATTTGACCAGATaccaggatggcaacaacaactgcctgagttacaccaggaacgcacaatccctccagcagtgctcagactgtccgcaataggctgagagaggctggacttagggcttgtaggcctgttgtaaggcaggtcctcaccagacatcactggcaacaacgtcgcctatggacacaaacccaccgtcgctggacagtacttaatgcagctggtggccattTTTTCCCATTGACTGAAATATTGTATATGGTTGTACAGTATATGTCATTTCTGATTGCTAAGAGTAATATTGTTTCTTTTTGTAATTAAAAAGTgttatttttaaaataaattgtATTGAGTTAACTTTTATGTTCTGTTATATTTCCAAATGTCCAAATTAGTCACTGTTTCTCCATCtgaattgcttgctgtttggggttttaggctgtttctgtatagcacttgtttacatcggctgatgtaaaaagggcgtTATAAATCaatatgattgattgattaatgtgCGACTCAAAACATACTGGGATTTAGTAATAAGATGTATGATTATGGAATACAATTTCTGAAAAATGGTTTGCCTATGTGCCTATGCCACAACTTCGGAATGTAGGATCAAATTTCTCTCACTAGAGGGCAGACATTATGGAAAATAAAACTTTACTGGGCGTTTACTCGTCTCATTTTATGTGCAACGTTCAAATACAAAACGTAGGCTGTTTATTAAATAGGCTGTAGGATATCTTTGCAGCAACTCTGTGGAAATGGAAGGTAAATTCTTTTCGTATTGCATTTGTTTACTTTAATTCAACCTACTAGGCTGCATAATTCCTTCAAAATGTCCGGATAATGTGTTCAACAAATGTAATTTCCAAACAAACGTAAACTAACCATAAGAAAtcaatttgtttatttttgtccAATTCTGGATGCCTACCTTGGCCTATTGCCTAGAACAGTTATGGTTATGTATAGGCTAAAACAGTTAGGGGTCTGTTTTCCACATTGGCATATGGTTTTCCATCCTCTATCCCGCCGAAGTTGTTGCTGAAACTGGGGTTATTGCTGACTCACCCGCCAATTCACAACCTGCCGGCGACGTGAATGAAGAGAGAGGTTCCCTCTTCGATGTTACATTTCTGGACCACGACTTTCCAGGTGCTGAGACTGAGACTCCGACCCGCAAGACCTACCAGGAGTTCCAGCCCAAAGCACTGGGGGTGTGTGAGTCTATTTTTGCGGAAGGCGAAATCTAAGAAACAACTAAATCCTCATCAATTCCCTACAGAATAAGGCTATTTTTCTAAACTACTGATATTGTATTCCATTGTTAATTGGTTCTCAATTACTTAACTTGATTTAATAACGTTAAAATGCAAGCATAAAACTGTTCTTCCTACTGCATTTATTCTGTAGGAATCTTATTAACTTTGTGGATATTTCCTCTCATCATAGGTCTCTCAGATCACTTTGGGTGTGTTTGTGCTCAACTCAGTTTATGTCAGTGTAGCCAACCGATTGGATcagagaaatgaagaagtaacCAGGGCGATAGGCTCCCTGTCTGTGAGTAGGATACTTCTCTATGCATGTCCTTGGCCGCTTATTAGGTTTATTACTATGGTAAATAAATTCATGCTATTATTGAACAAGTGAAGAAACCTATGATTTGTTCTTGTTTTTCCTTGCTGTATCTTGCCATGAAATGGGGGATTTTCAGCTAACTGTGCTGTGCTCTCTGTAGGCGATAGTGGCGGGAAGTGTGGCCATAGCAGCACAGAGTCTTCATGTTCCCACAGTGAGTCATCATAGTCGgaacccagatctgtttgtgctgttttgcCTACTCCTACAGTCAGTTGGCAAGAGAGTACAAACAGATCTGTGACCAGGCTAAATTATCATATTTTCTAACTGAGATTACCTGATTTTTCTAACAGAGTTCATTTATATCTGGAAGACAAAAACATATGTCTTATTTTCCTCATCCTTTCAGCTGAAGGCATGTCTGGGGACACAGCTGGCTACCTGCCTTATGGCCATGTTCAACGTGGTCGTCGTAGGAGGAAAGCTGTCTGACACCCACTTAGTGCCAGACTGCTGGCTTTTCACTGATTACAACAACACACATCATCACATCACCTGCGACAAGCTGATGGTGAGTCGCATAGAAATAGTTAGAACACAgactatacagtatactgtatataatacctATATAATGTATCTGTTTGAGATCAACTACTTCAGCTGAATCTCACACTGAAAAGATTTGGGGAAGTTCTGGGGAAACTATTGTCTTGTACAGCACAGAGACTTAGTAGTTGGTAGCAATCAGAACATCTATatgtgtcaaaggttgttgatgGAATACATGAATATTAAAACAATACAAATTGTGCTGAAGATGGTTAGAAAAGTAAATGTAGCAACAGTATGGTAGTGTCATTCACTCATACCTCAaactctgtttctgtgtctgctATCGCCCACACTGACCCAGAATTCAGTGTATCCATTCTATGTCGAGTGGTTCCTCGTGCACGCAACTCTCCTCGGCATTTCTGTCACCCTGACTATCTACAGCTGCAAGCTGCTCCGCTTCTGCTCCCCTGCAGCACCCAGCATGGTAAGAGTTCATTTTAAGAGCATGAGAATTTGAACACATGCCAAATGGTTTGACCAGATGCATGTTCCATACTCACATGCTCTTGAACACTTCACTGAAGCTATTTGATCACATACACAATGTATTTACAGTTTAGCTGCTATGCTTAATCTGAGAATGCTTTCATTGTTGTTTAATCATGTTGTTTTCTTTCTTAAAGCCTGTGGTCACTGCATATACTAGCCCTGCTCAGTGACAAGAGATGAAGTACATAGAAAGGAACCTAAAGCCATCATGAAGAGACACTGATGGGTCTATCTAGCCATGCACTTTTTTCAAATCTATTTGTCACTATTTTTTCTGTCTTGCACAAACACTTGATGTTTATATGTTATATGGTTGCCTTTTTTATGATAAAGTTTGGTTATTTTGTTGTCTTCTGATGATAGAGTATGTCTGTTTAGATCTGTATGGTCTCAGGTGCTATTTTAGTGATGGGTTTAAGGAGTGAAACTTTGTGGGTACATCATATTGAAATAAACACTTCCTCAGGGTCAAAAACATGTGCTTTCCTTGGCTCCAAAACAAAGCATCTATGTTTTATTGGTTGTACATACAATACATAGGTTTTACACACATTTAAAACGGCCTTATTCATGATTGTTTTTCAGTTAACAGATACAATCTAAAAAGGGTTCAGATGctgcattaaaaacattttttcacaCCAGATTAGCATGATTTTTGTGCATACATTAAATCTTCTGATGGGATCAACAGCTTTGCTGTTGCAGGTCCATTAAAGAGTAACTTGCTAGTCATTGATCTACTGTATTTCATCCTATCTTCGCAGTCTTTTCTCTGTACAGTCATGGTGACTCGGTAGCAGTTCAAAGTTCATATTACGAAGGTTCTGACTGATCACATTCAGATTAGAACTGCAGTTCATCTGTCCAATGGTTCTGTGGAACAGCACAGATGCATTATTACAAGTCATTTAACAGAAGTATCACAGATGCCTTGGGCCTTCATCCTAATATTTTTACTGTTAGTTATTGAGGCAATTAATAAGTAAAATACAAAACACTGACAATCATTATTCCTACATTTGAATCGCCACTTACTTGGGATGAGGATGTGTTCTTCTCCAGATCTCCGTAACAGCCATTCTTGTGGCGAATCAGACTCCCCCACAGTACTGAGTGACGGCAACCAGGACACTCCCCCTCCACAGGAAGGAGATGTGCGGCCTCACCCGTCAGAAAGTGTTTGGCTAAGCAAATCAGGTGACTGGTCATGTGACATAAGGGATGGAAGCAGGTCATCTTATCTGCAGACTGAAAGGATTAAATTAATCAAGGTCCACATGAGCAGTCAACTAGCTAAATTAGATATTTCAATGCAGGTTTGGAACAAAACCCTGCGTCTTCAAtgctctccaggaccaggattgGTGGCCACTACAGCTTTACTATAAAGCGCCATGAGCTTTACCTTAACAGTCCCCTGACAAAGGAGGCATATATCTGCACCCTTCTCCTCTTGTTCCTCTTCCACATCCTTCGGTTTCTGTTTCCTGGCCCTGATGCTGCCGAAGGCCAAAGGGACGTGCAGCGGCGGCTGAAGGCCAGGCTCAAAGTCCATCCTGTACTCCTGCTTGAGCCAGCGGGTGGTGAGGGGCAGGCGGCTCCACGGCATCACCCGCAACATGTTGGACACCACACGCCAGTGGAACTGCAGGCTGGATTCCTTCTTTGAGCGCCGGGTGACATGGGACAGGCGTCGGGAGGAGTGGGGGTTCTGCCATGCCCATTCAAACTATtgatggaaggaaggagaagaCAGAGGTTAGGTCTTGAAATGTCAATCTGGTGGGGAAGTGACACGTATGGGGTGTAACTAAGGTTGTTGAATTGAAAGTTAcacagaacccaaaccggctgcgcgcgtgcgccatcgtgcataaatgtattttgtcacccccacaccaaacgtgatcacgacacacaggttaaaatatcaaaacaaactctgaattATATTATTTTgtggacaggtcgaaaagcattaaacatttatggcaatttagctagtagcttgcacttgctaactaatttgtcctgggatataaacatggagttgttattttacctgaaatacaCAAGGTCCTCAACTtcgccaattaatccacacataaaacggtaaactgaatcgtttctagtcatctctcttccttccaggccttttcCTCTCTTGACTTTATACTATGATttgcaactttcataaattaggttcattaccgccactgaccttgtttgtctttcagtcacccacgtgggtataaccaatgaggagatggcacatgggtacctgATTCTGTAATGCTTCGAACACACCGACTGCGTAATTGCATCACTACTGCATAACATTTTGTGCAGCTAAgtaactatactgatgcaggtatcTTTTGCAGATGGTCGCATGCGGTTGGACACATGGAGGAGAATCATTTTCGCAGTTTCCTCAAAACAGTGTCTTTTTGACACAACTGCTGACAGCTACAGGGACATAAACACAAAGAACGCTGCTTGGAGACAAGTGTCCACGAGAGTAGGATTGCCAGGTCAGTTTAGTAGTGAGCAAAGTGTTAGATGTggctattttttttacctttatttaactaggcaagtcagttaagaacatattcttattttcaatgacagcctaggaacagtgggttaactgccttgttcaggggcataacgacagatttttaacattagctagcttgctaacctagccaatgaggtgtgtgtgtgaaagtcaTTAAATGATGCTAATTACTATCCCTGATAACTTTCCCAAATAATCATGTTTGAATGAGTTTGAATGTCAGATAAATAGTAATAGAAATGGTATAGTACTGTACCActaataatttggtcagataaccatgtgtgtgtctgtgtgtacagtagGTGACATGTCCATGATAGCTATCTAATAACTATAATTATGCTAGGTAATGGTTTGGCTTATCATGTTCATGTCTATCTTAAGAAGACTgtaggaggaagtggagaggactCAGGGACAGGtatcagagagagaagggtagcgAAAGAGAAGAAGAGGTCTGGGTCAGCAGCTTCAGGCCAGCAGCCTTGGCGCTTCTGCCACATTCTTTATTTTCTGGATCCATTTATTGTGCCTCGGGCAACGAGTGACAATTTTACAGCCAGACCTACTACGTCATCCACAAGTGTTGTCGCCACCGGTGCATCAAGACCCTCAATGTCATCTACAAGGGCAACCATCGCCAGATCCACTCAACTCATTTCAGCAGAGGCTCCTCCAAGCCGTCGAGAGGGATGCAGCCCAACCTGATGCTCACAGGAAGGAGGATGAAGAGACCCTCTTTGCCATGAGCCTGGTGCCAACACCGAAGAGGCTGCCAGCAAAGAAAAGCAACAGTCAAGGTTAAAATGTATCAGCTGCTTTTCGAAGTCGAGTTCAGTGATCCGTTTCTTTTTCCTCCACATCACAAGTAGTGTCATAAGTGTTGTGACAGTGAAGTAAAGTAGGTCATTTTTACAGTATACTCATGTAGGCTAATTGGTATTTCAGATCAAAGTATTAATATGAGGCAAATGTATAGCTGTTGTTTCTGGGTTAGAAAATATCCTAAAACAGTTTGCTGTCTAAATATTTGCCTGTCATATTCATCTTTTGATCTGAAATACAAATTCCACGAGTAAACAGCAAGTATTACCAACTTTTACCACCCTGTTCCAATATTTACACCACTAACTACACAAGCAGTATTTAGTTAACATAATATAACACCATAAAAGGTGAGATTTATGTTAAGCTTGTATGTGTTGTTTTTCTCTTCCCTTCCATAAATGGAGTCAATTTAGCCAACCAGCTcacaggaaggacaggaagaggagtTGTCTGGTTGTTGTTTTGACCTCCCTCATTGTATCTTTCTTTTCACACACGGCAGTTCCGTTTAAATTCAGTCAATTCATAAAGTAATTTGTTTATAAAGTCTTAGGATAGCATTCATTATTAGATTTCTGAATTGACAGAATTGAAACTCATACACTGGAGAATTCACAGATGCTCTTGTTGGTCTCTTACAAGACTAAaggtgaatatatttatttaatttaaaaccACTTGAAAACCAGGGTGTTGAAACTTTTTGTGAAGTTAAGTTCCATCGACTGGTCCATGACATCCAGGGGCCATTTGTTTGTTTAGCTGTGTTATGGCTAAATATTATTTTCTTTttttcagagacacacacacacacacacacacctctcctccagtcctctctgtaCCTCAGCTCTCCAGTGCCctgccctctcttctctttatggcCATGTCTGAAGTTCCCCTACTATGTCTAGGCTTTATGAGTAgtgcctgtatctgtctgcagTTGTGCCAAAAATACATGCTCTTGTTGTTCCCTTACAGATTACAGCCTATACAttcatttatttttcatttttacaAGCACGTACACACCTCTTTCAATagttaaaaaaaacatacatACCTGTCATGTTCTTTCCTGTACTTGAATACTTATTAAATTATGTTTTCATAGTCAGTTTCAGTTTATTAATATCTCATTTAGACTTAGTCTGCTTATTTCTTCCCTACACATTTGCAGATCTAAGACATGAAAGTAAAAACACATTCTCTTCCTAATTAGTTTTTTCCCCACCTGTATTTTGTCAGACCAGTGAACATGGTTGTAAATGGTACTATTTGTATGGACCCTAGGGTACCCTTTCCCTTTGTTATCATGTCGTATAACCTTAATTAGTGCTCCCGCTCACCTGATGTACCATGCCAGGTGTGTATAATACTGCCGTTaatgggagagggaaggggttaaGGTGTGATTTTACTCCCAAATTTCACTTAAATATAACTTCCAAATGAAGAGAGGAAATGATACATAAAGTAATATGTGGGAAAAATGCAATTTTATGGACAACGGTGGATGGTTCTTAAAATAACCTTTGTGTTAGGGGGCTCTTAAAAGAGCTGTTTCACTCCACGGCATACTGCCATGGAACTTCACCTGCTGGCGATGAGAAGTAGGTGGTCAGTTTCTCCC
Above is a genomic segment from Oncorhynchus masou masou isolate Uvic2021 chromosome 23, UVic_Omas_1.1, whole genome shotgun sequence containing:
- the LOC135510751 gene encoding uncharacterized protein LOC135510751, with the translated sequence MEVVAETGVIADSPANSQPAGDVNEERGSLFDVTFLDHDFPGAETETPTRKTYQEFQPKALGVSQITLGVFVLNSVYVSVANRLDQRNEEVTRAIGSLSAIVAGSVAIAAQSLHVPTLKACLGTQLATCLMAMFNVVVVGGKLSDTHLVPDCWLFTDYNNTHHHITCDKLMNSVYPFYVEWFLVHATLLGISVTLTIYSCKLLRFCSPAAPSMPVVTAYTSPAQ
- the slx1b gene encoding structure-specific endonuclease subunit SLX1, with the protein product MVLEVESLFGVYMLYCTNPKFKGRIYIGFTVNPERRIGQHNAGRHRGGAKRTSGRGPWEMVLIIHGFPSDIAALRFEWAWQNPHSSRRLSHVTRRSKKESSLQFHWRVVSNMLRVMPWSRLPLTTRWLKQEYRMDFEPGLQPPLHVPLAFGSIRARKQKPKDVEEEQEEKGADICLLCQGTVKSADKMTCFHPLCHMTSHLICLAKHFLTGEAAHLLPVEGECPGCRHSVLWGSLIRHKNGCYGDLEKNTSSSQNHWTDELQF